A stretch of DNA from Anopheles nili chromosome 2, idAnoNiliSN_F5_01, whole genome shotgun sequence:
TTATCAGCTCAACAATAAAATGTGCTTGCGGGTACAATCATTAAACAATCTGTACATAATTTGGCTCAAAGACCATCTTCGACATTTAAAATTGATGCACACTAGAGTACTGAGAACGAACACTCGCATTTTCGAAGAAAATGCCCAGAAAGATGTTTTGTCTCATATATGTGGGCTAGCTATGCCATGGCAATGGAACTTGGTAGCTCAATCTCTTAAGCTCTTTTAAACCGCCCACTTGAACATTGCTAAGATCTGTTGACATTAagtctttttcgtttttccacttGCTTTCAGGAAAAATTTAGCCCTGCGGCCAAACCCTCGAGAACCTCTAGAGGTTCTCGTGATAGTTTTGCCAGTCGTCGGGATGCTCCCCGACAAGTTCGATTAGCCGATCTATGCGCCAGCATAATTCATAATCGTCCTTTGCGCGTAGCATAGGGGAAACTATATTATACAGTAAAATGTGACTACTAATGTTTGCCATCGTTGTGAATATGTTCAGTATAGGTTTTTGCTGTTTCAATGGAATAGTTTAAAATATTACATAAATTTCGTCCCTTTGCTATATCTTATCAAGAACGTTATTACGTGCTTAACGGAACAATTCAACTCTCAAAATTTCAAGACCCCCCGTAGCGATTGCCGCACAACAAACTTCAGCCacgataaataaacaatacCTGATCGTaatggttttggtttttttatcgATGGAAAATAATCGCAATCTATTGTGACGCCATGTTTGAAGCTGATCCCTTTTTTGCCGAAATGGTTTTGGTTATCTTATCCGATTGGAAATTACCGCAGAGCCAGCGATATAATGGTTTTagaaaataagaaaagaaaggCCCAAAACTAATGCAAAGATTTTTTAAAATGAGCTCTTTCAGgtgaaatgaaagaaatagtcgaaaaatcaatttggacatcaaaaatataaatatccAATTTGATTCTAACTTCTAATTACTCCAGCTACAAATACTCAAATTTGAGTTGTTTTAAAATGAGAACATCGTACAATAttgatgaatttgttttgacaaaaaatgataatggaaacaaaaacagctaGCTTTAGTTAATAAACCTTCTCAAACGCTAATTGTATATTAAATTGAGATAAGTAactaaattttcaaaaactaagaaaaaaatgtcagTTATTGCTACCACATACATATGTTCCCGAAAAGTATATTTTGAGGAATTTTCTTGATATTCCCATTGCTCTTGCCAATGATAAGATATGTAGATACCGGGATAAGAGATTTTAGCTAATCTATTGCATTGATCAAGCCCGCAACGACCCCAACCACATCAACTCGCGTACGATATCGTCCAGCAAGCGCTTGGTATTTAAGATGCGTTGCAGAACTGGGACAAGGTAGTCAGATCCTTGACGCTTTCGTAGTACCACAAGGCAAACAGCaccaaacccaaaaccaccatgTACAAGTTCCTGTTGATTGCTGCGCTTCTGCCAGCCGTTGTCTTCGGACAGACCCCGTTCCGTCCGTGTAAGTAACGTGCAGTCGAATCACGCATCATCTAAGTGCGCTGGAAGCACGGAAACCGTGTGTGTACACAGTGTAACTTTGCTCTTCTTTCACCAGGCTCAAGCGGAGCTCCCACTCCGGCCTCGCTCAACATCGTCGGCTGCACGGCCCTACCGTGCACGGTTGTGTCTGGTGAGCCGCTGATTGCCACCGGTGTTGGCATTGTGTCCCCGGTCGCTACCCCTACTCTCGAGGCGCATTTGACTGCTCGTCTGCTCGGACTTGATGTCGGTTTCGAAATCCCGGATGAGCTCCGTGACGCTTGCGCCGTTGGCATCTCTGGCGCTTCCTGCCCGATTGCGGCCGGTCAGACCTTCGACTACACTTTGAACCATTCCATGGAGCTGCCGCTGGTCGGCATTACCGTGCAAGTCGAGGTCGGTCTGACTGCCGCTGACGGAACCGCCGTCACCTGCATCGAAATCGATGCCGCCATTGTTTAATCAAAAGCTCAAGCACTCTTCTTCCTTTTAAATAAACCTTCCCGATCCACTAAAGTAATTCAAACTCTCTCTTGTACTGCTTTGTAGTTCTGTTTGAATCCGCGATTTGATATCACCGATCTATTAAATTCCAACCACGGCTACCCCAGGGTGTTGTTTCTCTTACTTACCAATTTGTGGATAAGAGTAACGTCACAGGAAGATCAAATATCGACGAATACTTTCGGTAGACGTTGACCGATTCAAGCATTAATACTTTACAAGCTGCAACAAGGTAAAAGCAAAGTTAATATATCGCTATCTGCAGATATTGGACGAATAAATGCAACACTTACTGCTTGGTATCATGCCAGAAAGGCATAATGATGCGGTCGCGTAGTAAATTGCACTATGGTTCGGATGCCCACTAACACCGTCTTTGTCGAATGTGACCAAAAGCTCGACATCTAGCGACTCCAGCTGGCGCAGCAGTTGGTTTGCGATAGtaacagttttccattcggCCGTCGGGTCGTCCTGCAAGTGCGTCGCGTTCACTAGCGTAATATCCTCCGGTCTTACTCCCAGACTTTCACACGCATCCCATAACTCCTGCCGTCTGATGGCTCCCTTTCGATCATGGTTGCCTTCTGATAGGCAG
This window harbors:
- the LOC128723216 gene encoding NPC intracellular cholesterol transporter 2-like — encoded protein: MYKFLLIAALLPAVVFGQTPFRPCSSGAPTPASLNIVGCTALPCTVVSGEPLIATGVGIVSPVATPTLEAHLTARLLGLDVGFEIPDELRDACAVGISGASCPIAAGQTFDYTLNHSMELPLVGITVQVEVGLTAADGTAVTCIEIDAAIV